The genomic window CCGAGGAGAACCGCCTTCATACCCTCATCCCCCTCTTCCCACTCCCCCTCCTGTTCAGCAAGCGCCGCCTCAAGAATCAGCTGATAAGAGCAAAAGCATCACTTCTTTCCCTTATAAAACTGACACTCTgaccaaaaagaaagaaggaagtgGTGGTGGCGGAAATGGCGAGAAGCAATCCAAAAGGTTCGGACTAAGGCTCTTCAGGCTGAGTTTTAAGAAGGACAAAATGAGGCAATTGGCCACCTTCTCTGCCCAGTTCCCTCCCGAGGAGTGGCCTCTTCGTGATGAGGAGGTGCCAACAACGCCCATTCCCCGCGAGGTGGAGATGGAGATAATCCGCCGAATCAATCCTGATCTTACAGTGGAGAATGTGGCGAGGCACACAGCTGTGATGAAGAGGTTGGAGGAAGAGCGTACCCAGAAGAATAAGGCTGGATCTTCAGCCCAGCACAGTGCACGCAGCAGAAGGGGGAGGGGCCACAGGAGGGCCCCGCACGGTAAGTCTCGCTCACACAGCAAGCCTCGTACCTCCAGAGGAGACCCGTCAGAGGGTTCAAACTGGGACCTTTTGTTCATGGAAAGGGATTATCGCTTCTTTAGCCACTCATTGGTTCGCTCCCCTCGGGAGGCCATGTACACCTTGGAGCGCAGGCGAAGTGGAGGTGCGACATACCTAGTCCACAGCAACCCCAACATTACGGAATCGTACTGCCCTGTAACCCCCGAATGGGACGTTTCTGGTGAGCTAGCCAAAAGACGGACTGAAATGCCCTTCCCAGAGCCATCACGTGGGACGTGTCAGTCCAGAGTGCAAAGAAGTCACAGTCACAATCAGGACAGGAAGTCGCGTCACGACAGGTCAGATCAGGCTAAGGAGCGCTCTCGGTCAATGGACAACTCCCTTAAAGGCCCATCACTGGGGGCACCTGAAGACTTTGAAACCAGTCTGGAGGAGCGTAGTCATTATTACACGGACGATGGCACCCTGCGCGCTACGCAGAAGTCCTCCCACTACTCAAGGATCATGTTCTCTGCTGCTAAGTTCCACTCTGATTTTAATGTGCCTGATTTGGGGAAAGGGAGTTTGGACGAGTCAAGGATCCGGAGTACGATGGAGAGGAACAAAAGCAGAGACAGCTTGCCCACGTACAATGAGCTAATGGGACTTTCTCCTAAGCCCTCAACAGATGAGTACTTCCAGTGCAATACGTCAAATGAAACAATCCTAACTGCCCCTTCGCCTCAGGCAAAATCAGAATATGACACAttaacctcatcagggggacTCCGAAAGGGCTCTCCGGCTGACCGCCAAACGCCTCACCTCAATTCTCCTCACACGATGGAGTACAAAGAGGACTTGTCGGCAGCAAAGGGACAGAATGGCTCTGTGCGACTGACGCCAAGCCAGACGCCAGAGCCGGTACAAAATGCCCGTTTGACGCCACACCAACACAATGTAGATCCCGGAGGGGGAGGAGGCAGTATGTCGATGAAGAGGAAAGAGATCTTCAGCAAGGACACTTTGTTCAAACCTCCACACAATGCCTTGTCCACAGGCTACGTGGACAGCAGCTACACCAAGTCCGGCACATTGCGGAAAGCCTCACAAGCCAAATCAACAGAGGCCCTTGACAATCCTGAGCCCCAGCAGCCTTCCAATTCAGCCGCTTCCTCGGCGTCACCTGCAGTTTTACAGGGCTGCTTAGAGCCAACAGTCCCCCCTGCCTCCTTTGACTATTATAATGTATCAGacgatgaggaagaagaggaggcagaggaggactCGCACAAAGAGTTGGCCAAGGCAGAGGACAACAAAGACCATGGGGAAGGGGGTGGTAATGGCGGAGGCAGCGGTGGTGGAGGGGAGGGAACCATGCAGTGGCTACTGGAGCGGGAGAAGGAACACGATCTGCAGCGGAAACTGGAGACCAATCTGACCTTACTCAGCCCCAAGGAGACGGAGAACAGCAGCAGTCAGAAGTCGGCCCACTCTGCCAGGTTGGACAGCATGGATAGCAGCAGTGTCACAGTGGACAGTGGATTCAACTCCCCCAGGTATGAGCTAAAATTTACTCCTTAGTTATCATCCTCTGacactttttaatttgtttgcaTCGAAAATCAAACTTACCCTAAATTACTGTCAAACAAGTTACTGACATATGTGATATTCACGTTGTATTTCTCAAAAGTTTCTCAAAATTTTACAATGAAGGTAACCAAAAGATCCACTTACTGAAGGTTTTCTTCATCTCCAGGGTTTCCTTAATGTACTGTGTAGACTTATTTGTAACCAGAATTAGGATCTGGTCATGTGATAAcctgttattattattctttgtCATGGTGGGTCTCATGAGTAGAGTTGTCACAGAGTATGCTTTAAACTGAGATTTTTCGCTTGACCATCACAAATGATGATAATGGCATCCAGGTTGAAGATTGGTTTTAGATTTTTGAAGCAGGGTTCTTTGATCTTACAGTACATATTGATTAAAGTAGTCACCATAGGCAAGACGCCGACCGGAGTTCCCACTCAGCACCAAAGCTATGTACTTCTTTGGACTAGATCAGTCGCAAAAAGATGTTTTGGCAACCTGAAAAAGagcatactttaaaaaaaaacaagccttttCCTTTGGCCATTTTTTCCCCAACTGACAACCCTGATTTATTTAGCTGCAACTTTCCTAAAGTGCAATCTTATCAGATAAATGTAGATTACACATATTTAACTAAAGTCTAGTTATATTTCTGAAAGTAGGATGCAGTcaagggaggggtgggggggggggggggtcgatgTTTCTGTAGAAGGTCCAGATATATTGTGGCCACACTTTGTACGTTTAGGCATTGTATATGGCTGTTTGGTTACATTTCAGTTTTACAGTAATCTAGATTAATATATACATTCTGTTTGGTTTGAGTACAAATACCTGATACGGTATTTAAAGCAACTTGGCAAATCATAGGCTTTGAACACACAGCTGTTTCAATGCTGTGTCACTGATGTATTTAAGTGATCATGATCACAATGAATGGCTTTCTAAACTTGGAAAGTGACATCACTGTAAACCATGACGCGCTGTGTTTGAATAAACGGTCCTTTTGTTCAGGCTGCAAAAATATATTACAAACGTGTTTATCTGATAGACAATTGTAGCAGCTATCTAAGCTTTTTGTGCTTCTGTAAAACTCAGTGCAGCAGTTTAACATTAGTGAATCATTGGTGGACCATTTAAGTATTGTTATAGGAATGTTACAAACAAGCTGATATTGCTTCTATAGAGTTGTAGGACTTGATGACAAATTCAAAAAGGTGAAATTACAAATCAAAACAGCAGAGCCTTTGATATCTTGATTTAACTCGGAAGAATCTGTCCGTGGACCCTCCAATTTGttacacattttgtttctttcaacTTGCACCCAGAGTTAGTGACACAAGCTTTCTGGCACAAATTTGAGGTCTTGTTTCATGATGAGTGAAGATTACCCCAACAAAATCAAATGgcttatctttgttttttagattCAGACAGCCTCCTGAACTTTATCTGTAAAATTCATGGAATCCTTTTAAGAAAACTGCATATGTACTGTAGGCTTCTGAGAAAGTAAACATGTCATTATCATGCTCTTGAAATACAAATAGCAAGTCCTAAATAATGTAACATTAGCAATTATACAACATGTCTTACACACGGGGTGGATGTGGGTCAGTGgaagagttggtcgtctctcaatcaGTAGGTCtagggttcgattcccagctcctgatACATAATGTCCgatgtatccttgggcaagactcttaaccccaagCTGCTGCTACTTCTTTGAcggtggtgtgtgaatgtgtgtgtgaacgtgtatgaatggatgagttaatactgatggatacTTTCCATGgcagcttctgccatcagtgtgtgaatggttagttgtgacctgcggtgtgaatagcgctttgagtagtctagtctagtctgactagaaaagtgctaaacaagctgaagtccatttaccatttgcatGTACCACAGATTTGTAATGTCTTACATTACCATCAAGGTTTGCACTTAGATTCATAACCATCTTTTATATGTTTTTCAAAGTGATATTAGGATCTGGTGTGTAaaaatcacacttatttattgCTCTTTTTATGGATAGAACCAGCTTATTTTATTATAGACAGGATCATCTTTGTTAGTTTCAAGTGTAATTTAGTGGTTATTGTCATAGACTGTTTAAAATAAGTGAGTCGGCTTTGATCCACTAGTTTAGTGACTCATCCTTTGAAGCCCAGAATTTTTCAATTCAGCTGTTGccaactttctttttttgaatcAAGTATAAAAACCCTCTTAAAAACTAACATTGCTGCACCTCTATTGTGATTGATAGGTCTCCATGCCTTACAAATAACAAGGAAGCCAAATCCTGAAGCAAACTCTGCTTTATCATTTACTCCAAAAAGCAAAATGAACATCATACTGCATTGAAGACTTGGATTGAAGTATTGAAGTATGGATTCAAACATTAAACTAAAAAGGACAACTATTAGAGAGGTTTAAATCAACTGAGAAGTACCATCATTTTTGCTATTGACTTTATAGGCTTAAGTTCCTTCTTGTAATAAAAGGGGCTGCCTCCTGCTGGCCGCTAGAAAGAATGCCGGTATAAGACACTTGACCGTTTCTTTCACTTTTCAGCTTCTTTTCCTACAGGCTGTGGTGTTTGGTCTTGTCACAAACTGTTTATAACAGTGTcagttttttacttttgtcttcttttaaacCAACCACTATCATTTATGTTGTCTCTTTTGCAGGACACGTGAAAGCCTTGCATCCAACACATCCAGCATAGTGGAAAGCAATAGACGGCAGAATCCAGCGCTGAGCCCCGGCCACATCGGCACCAGTGGTATCGGACTGCCATTCAGCTTTCGCGCCATCCCAGAACCCCCCGCCACGCAGCCTGAGAAAATCCAGAAACCATCGAACTGCCTGGCCTCAATCACCAGCGTCTGACAGACTAAGACCCTGACGGTggtggaggagagaagaagtgaGGGGTTTCTCCATTTAAGAACCATGCTTCCCTCGACCCATAcattcacataaacacacacgcacacacacacacacacacaaacacacacatatcttcAGACTCCTGAGAATCCATTTACTGGGACTGTTACAAAAACAGGCATGGCTTCAAGAGACTGTTTCCACAGCTTCAAGAACtgtactgcaaaaaaaataagaacaactACAGAATATCAAGACCACTGTAGGTGAAGGAACCTATCTGAAGAAGTACTTTGATTTTGGTGACATGGACTCTAGTTTGGCTTATATCAAGATTCTTGACTATTGGTATTGGAAAGTAGTAGACTATAGGATTCAAGTTACATTTGGAAATATCGAAAACTTTTTATATTACTTAACAATACATGTCCAATTAAATGTTCTCCTTCCTGAAATAGCGTCAAGTTCTTCAGGACGATTCAATGTATCAGCACAATGTCGAGACAATAAAAGTTGATCCTGAGAACAACGAATGaaagatataaaaacataaatcagcTCAGATTTGTGTACCGCAATGCAAATGATGTATGTATACTCGATACTTTTGATATCCTAATTATTATAATGGTGGTATTAAAGATGCTATGTGACCAAAAGTTTGTTTGGACAGAAAATGATGCACCTcactctcacaaacacagaagaacattacaAATTCCAATCTCACCTGAAGGTTTATTTAATACTCGGGGGTTTGATCATATCACATGATCTTCAGCAGATTCAGTGTACCAAGAAGAGTAGAAGGTGTTCTGCCCCTTCTGTGGAGTGTTCTGCTCATGTTAGCTTAAAagttcaaagattttttttagctttttgccTTCAattgacaggacagtggatagagtagggaACCAGGGAACgagaaagagaggggaatgGCATGCAAATAAgagtcggacttgaacccggcccgcccgctttgaggactatatgGGCCTCCTATATGCCTCCAATATGGGGTGCAACCttaccgctaggccatctgctgCCTATCTTAGCTTAAAAGTTGAGATAGAAAATGTATCTGTGTCCTGAGAAGCTGAAGGTTCATCAATCAAGGTTCGATCAATCGTATCACGTGTACTTTCTCAGCGGATGAACTCGCAAAGATTTGGAAATATACAAATTCAGCTCTGAAAGACTTTGTATGCTAATTTTAAAGAATTGTATGTTCAAATTACCTGATTCATAGGGCTCTTTTGTGCTCATGTTAGCTTAAAAAGTTTAGATCAAAAATTCATCTTGCCCATGGAAAAAGATTTTGACAAAAGAATCTTAACCACCAGGTCTATTTGTAGCTGAACTGGTGCTTTCAATCATCCTATGATCTTCTACAGTAGGTTGAGTTCACCGAGAATTGAAGACGTTCTTcatcaattttcttttttttaaagaacattaGGTGCATATGTAAGTTAAAAAGTTTCGATCActaacatgtttctttttagtttctttgttttttgctttgtgAACGGCAGCTGACAGAGCAATCCTTCCACAATGTTGATCTGAAGCTTTTCCCCAGCTTGTTTATGTCACATGATCTTCCTCTGTTGAAGGAGTTCATCAAGTATTTTCAACAAGCTGaaattttcacatttcatcGTAGAAGTCAAAAAGACAATCTTACCATGAGGTCCATTTGAAGCTGTTCTAGAGAATTCATCCAGATCCCATCATCTTCTACAGTAGATCTTATTTGCCAGGAGTTACAGACATTCACATTGCAAGCTGTCCTTAAACGTCCATCAGACAGTTCAGATTCAATATTTTTGACTTTGTGAGCTGAAgttgacaaaatgtttttttacccGAAGGTCAATGTGTCACTTCACCTTAAATTAAATCATATTGCTTTATCTTCTTCAGTAGATGAAGAGCACCAAGTATCAGAGATGCACATTGTTTATTTGATGAAATGACTCTTAATATGAAGATGACACTGTTGTCAGTGGTTATAAGAGTGACCAGGATATTTGCACATAACATAAATACAGTGTACTCTTTAGATAAATAATGTCCCACAACATTTAGAAACAACAAGACAAGCAGAAATATAGTCAATGACGATAATGGTTTGTTGCTGTCCTGTATGTTTTTAAACTATGAATGTAAATCGCTAAATAGTAGAGGTATGGTTCATGGGTAAGTCTCAGCACTTTATCTCGAATTGTTGCACTTAAAGAAGAATGTTAATCTATAGACAACAACATGTAGACACTGACTTTTAGAGAGGCAGTACAAAATGTGGAATTTATAATGAAAAGCCTtgattgtctgtgtttgtaggTTTGTTTTTACAGAATGATTTAGGCCTTTGTTGGTGTTTATCTTCATATCTGTTATAAATTCCATATTGTTTTTGCTCCTGTTTTTGCACGAGAATCTGACGTTTGCTTTTTGTCCATACTACTTTAAGCACAAGTGTCTGTGGGTTCATTATGTTGCTGGTTGGTGGAAACAGTCTCAGTGATAGATACGTGAAGAAGATGTGAACTTTTGTAATTTGGATGGACTGTATTTTATCTTTGATAATTATATTAGTCAGACAACAGGTCTGAAGGTGAACTGTAGATGGAGCCAAAGTGAAAGCATTGAAGCAGATCTTGCTGCTGTGTCTTATCTTTAGACGGTCATACGCAGATATTGTGAAACTACAAGccaaacaaattaaattaaatccacACATGAACTCATgataaaaatgaatatgaaacacaaacaggtgtGAAAGTAATTTGACATGTGATTGATTTATGTTGAGTTCTAACCTCATAGAAGGTCAGGCTATAAGGAAAATTATATCAGGGAAGGATTGGCATTCATTACCCTCCACTGAAATGTTGTTTGGGATGAAAATTACAAATCACTTGCCAACATGACaaatttgtaatatttataaataatataatataataataaaaagtatttttttttaaataaatgaagaataCAAAAGGTTTTATATCTATACTATGAGATAATAGATATCAAAGGGGCAACAACAAATATTAAGTTTGGTGTACAAAACTCCGAAGGCTTTCCACAAAAGAAAgtaagaagaaataaataaagagactCTGCCTTGAACCATTCGTTAACATTAGAACTTCAAAAAACTCTTCTTAATTTCGCGGGAAACAGAGCAGAATAATCGTGACCCTGCACACTgagcgccctctagtggtcacaTGGTATTAAAGCGACAGCTAACAGCTGGAGGTGTGTTGTTGACAGCCCAAGCTCATCAAACTGATCCTATAAAGGTAAGTGGCTTTTCCTCCAGATATCACTCAGCTGCTGTGtctaaaatgtgtaaaagaaaaGTCAAGTTGATTTCTGCACAGCAACATTATGGATGTTTCTAGAATATAGTTATTAAAGCCTTGATACGTTTGGATACTTTTTAGTATTTAAATACTTCCTTAAAAAAAGTATGGATCTCATGTTCTTGGCTCTTACTGTGCCTGTCACAATACCAGTACATTATCAGATGTGAACGGTGCTACTactgcacaacaacaacaaaaaagatctGACCGTGTTTGGTGAAGGAAGTGTTGGTAAGGGCCCCTTTTTTTCCTGCCACCCGGATGACATATATTTAAATTATAACTTGGCAGCAATATGGCATAGCTATAATGAAGCTTTAGTTGAAACATGATCgagaaacaaaaaatgtaaagtcaCCTATTGATTCACCAGTACCTCTAATGGTACCACTAAGTCTCAGTGGTTAAAACATGGTAAGTGACAGATATGCTGATAAGCAGATAGAGACTCTGAAAAGAGCTACAGTAGACTACTGGAGCTGTTTCCTTCTTTGCTCCGTCATTTTGGCTGAGCCAAGCTAAGCtgggcagcagcagctttatttGTGTAATCAGTTACATATTACTCAAATTCAACACCGAACAATTCTAGATTTACTCTCAATACTCTATGGAAAATGATTTCTGTAAAATCAATAATATATGACAACTGAGggttaaagagaaagaaaaaccctTAAAGCCTAAAGAATCAATAATTGTCCCTAAGCTCAGAACTTGTTGTCTCGTCTAATCAGATCAACAAAACCGATCGAACAACAAAATGTCAATAATCaatgaaacagaaatacaaGTGTTTATTTCAATGACTGATGCAGAGGACTCATGTCAGTGTCTCTTGAGCAACAGACACTGAGGTGGAATGATAAAACAAAACTACAGTGGATCAGGGTCACCTGGAGATTGGCACGTACAGTGATGAAAGATTCAATGTAAAATCATACAGtttacactcatacacacacattattccTCTATATTCTCCTATGACACGCACTTACACATTTGCATTTGAACACAGAGAGGATGCATGCTGTGTGCaccttatttgttttttctttattttacagaaCCTCGCTTCACTCCTCGCTCGAAAATACCAAGACGGGGGGgacagaagtgtgtgtttgggtgaaatacacacaaatgagTTGTGTTTCTGCGGatatgtaagtgtgtgtttatgtatctcTGAGAACAGCTACAAAAattgacacacaaacacgcatgcACCATTGACActatctcacacacagactacatttcccatgttttttgtttttcacaataagACCATTCGAAAACCCAAATTGATTGAAGCTCGCTGCCAAAAAAACTCATAAAACACTCCGCTGACTCAACACAGCGACCTCTGCATACATTTTGGTTCTAAGGCAAAGTTGTAGTTCCACAGGACAAGTGCTGTTGGTGTAGTGTGCTGTTTGCACGCCGACTGCATCTCTGTTACAAAGTCTTTACTTTCATCGGCAGTCGTCTGTCAGTCagtgtagttttatttttagcacCATGGGAATCTCTCCTTCATTTTGAATTGTGTCACTCCAAGAGACAGCTGTGAAAATATTCCCTTTTCCGATAtccactggaaaaaaaaaaagattgggcGTCGAGAGGTTGAGGTGGAAACTGAAAACATCCATAAAAAGTCGCTCCATTTGTTAGAAGATGGTTTTCATactcaaaaaaaacacacacaaagtataATGCAAGGCTTAACATTAGCATCACAGATCATTCgtaaattgttcttttttttatttccatacACGATGGTCGTCAGCATAAGCTTTAAGCAAAAAGGACAACATGACGGCCTTCAGCCTTTAgtttttgttctcttctctgtacacacatacacacatacagtaaacacaatgtttgtttgttttttacataagACATGAAATCAAATCATCTGCAGCCGTTCTGAGCTGGGTGGAACGGACCAGTTCCCAGGCATCAAAGGCAATAAAAATGTCTGTAGAGTTTCTGTGGACATGAGCAGCCATCTTATCACAGTAAGTTGCACACTTCAAGGACCAAGGAGTCAGAAAAGAACTCCCTTAATGGAggcattttcttctttttttttttaagccttcgTTCCTTAAGCATCCATAGTTTATAATTGTGAATATTAATCTAatacatgtatgtgagtgtttaTACTCCTGTGTTGCGTTTTTGCACCATTAGAGTATCTCAGTAAACTGGTTTGCATGTTCAACCACCCTCCCTTCACATTGAGGGTATCCAGGTATCCGGTGATAAATCTCCTCCACTCAATCCTCGGCGTATTTCCCCTAATTAGTCAaagctccatttttttttttttttaatatcttgttaTTTTTCCCATCTCAGAGTGAGATATGGAGCCACGTAGCGAGGCAAATGTTTTAAGTGTTGTCTTCCTCCTCTGGCTGGCAAACGTCCACGTCTGCCTGCAGTGTCCAAAAAGAGGGGGGACAGGCTGTACTTTtctggttgccatggtgaaggTCAGGATTGCACAGAGATCAGAGGTCATGGAGCATCTAAAGTCATTTCCTGGTGTGAAGGCTCTCCTGGAACTTGGTGCTTGTGTAGCGGATGTGGAATCCCTTTTTGCTGATCGTGTCATCGCTGTGAAA from Labrus bergylta chromosome 1, fLabBer1.1, whole genome shotgun sequence includes these protein-coding regions:
- the stox2a gene encoding storkhead-box protein 2 isoform X2: MKKNRSSNLRRAWPSSELSERPLEHNLSRSEKDIRVQKQHLPPPPPPHFSPSPPSYRAPGDVSPISMSPISQSQFIPLGEILCLAISAMNSAHKPVNQEALVEHLTASFPGVPTPSSEVLRHTLNMLVRERKIYPTPEGYFIVTPQTYFITPSLIRTNNKWYHLDDRLTERQPQQSQQQQQQQQLQPQQQQPQQCTSPQSGTVTPSTPGCLRERPPRKNHSDSYNSYREDSSRLHTSALQSKSPKEHREDSYQSKPPKEHKTGEPPPSTSTKEHRGEPPSYPHPPLPTPPPVQQAPPQESADKSKSITSFPYKTDTLTKKKEGSGGGGNGEKQSKRFGLRLFRLSFKKDKMRQLATFSAQFPPEEWPLRDEEVPTTPIPREVEMEIIRRINPDLTVENVARHTAVMKRLEEERTQKNKAGSSAQHSARSRRGRGHRRAPHGKSRSHSKPRTSRGDPSEGSNWDLLFMERDYRFFSHSLVRSPREAMYTLERRRSGGATYLVHSNPNITESYCPVTPEWDVSGELAKRRTEMPFPEPSRGTCQSRVQRSHSHNQDRKSRHDRSDQAKERSRSMDNSLKGPSLGAPEDFETSLEERSHYYTDDGTLRATQKSSHYSRIMFSAAKFHSDFNVPDLGKGSLDESRIRSTMERNKSRDSLPTYNELMGLSPKPSTDEYFQCNTSNETILTAPSPQAKSEYDTLTSSGGLRKGSPADRQTPHLNSPHTMEYKEDLSAAKGQNGSVRLTPSQTPEPVQNARLTPHQHNVDPGGGGGSMSMKRKEIFSKDTLFKPPHNALSTGYVDSSYTKSGTLRKASQAKSTEALDNPEPQQPSNSAASSASPAVLQGCLEPTVPPASFDYYNVSDDEEEEEAEEDSHKELAKAEDNKDHGEGGGNGGGSGGGGEGTMQWLLEREKEHDLQRKLETNLTLLSPKETENSSSQKSAHSARLDSMDSSSVTVDSGFNSPRTRESLASNTSSIVESNRRQNPALSPGHIGTSGIGLPFSFRAIPEPPATQPEKIQKPSNCLASITSV
- the stox2a gene encoding storkhead-box protein 2 isoform X1 yields the protein MEKLLQIAPHSLALVLSDKEDSSSSSSSSSSSSKTAVHSVKLQHHIGYEVFANFKAVNMQHFWNKALTHALSEIFFLGWIDEHVLLIQGKEVHLQVLRNGWTRRTLKPPQGFEIKSIGDVSPISMSPISQSQFIPLGEILCLAISAMNSAHKPVNQEALVEHLTASFPGVPTPSSEVLRHTLNMLVRERKIYPTPEGYFIVTPQTYFITPSLIRTNNKWYHLDDRLTERQPQQSQQQQQQQQLQPQQQQPQQCTSPQSGTVTPSTPGCLRERPPRKNHSDSYNSYREDSSRLHTSALQSKSPKEHREDSYQSKPPKEHKTGEPPPSTSTKEHRGEPPSYPHPPLPTPPPVQQAPPQESADKSKSITSFPYKTDTLTKKKEGSGGGGNGEKQSKRFGLRLFRLSFKKDKMRQLATFSAQFPPEEWPLRDEEVPTTPIPREVEMEIIRRINPDLTVENVARHTAVMKRLEEERTQKNKAGSSAQHSARSRRGRGHRRAPHGKSRSHSKPRTSRGDPSEGSNWDLLFMERDYRFFSHSLVRSPREAMYTLERRRSGGATYLVHSNPNITESYCPVTPEWDVSGELAKRRTEMPFPEPSRGTCQSRVQRSHSHNQDRKSRHDRSDQAKERSRSMDNSLKGPSLGAPEDFETSLEERSHYYTDDGTLRATQKSSHYSRIMFSAAKFHSDFNVPDLGKGSLDESRIRSTMERNKSRDSLPTYNELMGLSPKPSTDEYFQCNTSNETILTAPSPQAKSEYDTLTSSGGLRKGSPADRQTPHLNSPHTMEYKEDLSAAKGQNGSVRLTPSQTPEPVQNARLTPHQHNVDPGGGGGSMSMKRKEIFSKDTLFKPPHNALSTGYVDSSYTKSGTLRKASQAKSTEALDNPEPQQPSNSAASSASPAVLQGCLEPTVPPASFDYYNVSDDEEEEEAEEDSHKELAKAEDNKDHGEGGGNGGGSGGGGEGTMQWLLEREKEHDLQRKLETNLTLLSPKETENSSSQKSAHSARLDSMDSSSVTVDSGFNSPRTRESLASNTSSIVESNRRQNPALSPGHIGTSGIGLPFSFRAIPEPPATQPEKIQKPSNCLASITSV